A single genomic interval of Spinacia oleracea cultivar Varoflay chromosome 6, BTI_SOV_V1, whole genome shotgun sequence harbors:
- the LOC110788337 gene encoding uncharacterized protein isoform X1, producing the protein MMVMSASLPSFTAAAAAATSSSMAAISSRNCFSDFWNFRCSDDKAGHVSNVNGMEISFLKSPMVAATRHPRNRRVSTNYSTSIAAASASPLFSGQVTRDSFGPNFYKDVLKTAREKFTEEISFQSKDKDISLAKALLYVAAEDEAFMAFNRVMDARSVLDERKDVPIEANDHQGDSVELIPLAGKSMTEWLNELDAIAREVEAELVSRDIGCHLVEVIEAVNIVLFESRCFKRVSIAVEPKWSYLHGVLSSGYGSAILLSIIYIEVCRRLGLTMLGSRVGEDFLIWPQTENPEELFKVTSGHSLFAVVNGRCVEDPRSMASDLNSNSLRSLDVVTNRDVIGIALANLIRLHWKRASRSSHGLMLTSALRLVHDADKKFEKIDGSNHPLLRPQDLRMAIMASERLLILQPHNWSLRRDHGLMLYYNRQYGEAVQELSICMAFAPEEEAALLEPFVEKLHLMRLESSWKSLGHAGQLTAL; encoded by the exons ATGATGGTGATGAGTGCATCTTTGCCGTCGtttactgctgctgctgctgctgctacttCATCTTCAATGGCTGCGATTTCATCAAGGAATTGTTTCAGTGATTTCTGGAATTTTAG GTGCTCTGATGATAAGGCCGGCCATGTTTCGAATGTAAATGGGATGGAGATATCATTCTTGAAATCACCGATGGTGGCAGCAACCCGGCACCCAAGGAACAGGAGGGTTAGCACCAATTATTCTACTTCCATAGCAGCTGCTTCGGCTTCTCCACTTTTCAGTGGTCAAGTGACGAGGGATTCTTTTGGCCCTAATTTTTATAAGGAT GTTCTCAAGACTGCAAGGGAGAAGTTTACCGAGGAGATCTCTTTTCAGTCAAAGGACAAAGATATCTCCCTTGCAAAG GCTCTTCTATATGTTGCTGCTGAAGATGAAgcttttatggcctttaacagAGTGATGGATGCTCGCTCTGTTCTGGATGAGAGGAAGGATGTTCCGATAGAAGCAAATGACCATCAGGGGGATTCTGTGGAGCTTATACCTCTTGCTGGAAAGAGTATGACAGAGTGGCTAAATGAGTTAGATGCTATTGCTAGAGAAGTTGAGGCCGAGTTAGTTTCAAGAGACATAGGCTGCCATTTGGTTGAAGTTATAGAGGCTGTAAATATAGTTCTGTTTGAATCTAGATGTTTTAAGAGGGTATCGATAGCTGTAGAGCCTAAGTGGTCTTACTTGCATGGGGTTCTGAGTTCTGGATATGGCAGTG CTATACTGCTTAGCATTATATACATAGAAGTCTGTCGGAGACTTGGACTGACCATGCTGGGATCTCGTGTTGGGGAGGACTTTTTGATATGGCCTCAAACAGAAAACCCTGAG GAGCTCTTCAAGGTAACTTCGGGGCATAGTTTGTTTGCCGTAGTTAATGGGAGGTGTGTGGAGGATCCAAGATCAATGGCCTCAGACCTAAACAGCAACTCACTTCGAAGTCTTGATGTTGTTACTAACCGTGATGTTATTGGGATTGCTTTGGCTAATTTGATT AGGCTGCATTGGAAACGTGCTTCAAGATCAAGCCATGGATTGATGCTGACTTCAGCATTAAGGCTTGTTCATGATGCTGACAAAAAGTTTGAGAAGATAGATGGATCGAATCACCCATTGTTGCGTCCTCAAGATTTGAG GATGGCTATTATGGCTTCAGAAAGGCTATTAATTTTACAACCTCATAACTGGTCTTTAAGGAGAGACCATGGGCTGATGTTGTACTATAATAG GCAATATGGAGAAGCAGTCCAAGAGCTGAGTATTTGTATGGCTTTTGCACCAGAAGAAGAGGCAGCACTCTTGGAACCATTTGTCGAGAAACTACACCTTATGCGATTAGAGTCATCCTGGAAGTCTTTGGGGCATGCAGGTCAATTGACTGCCCTTTGA
- the LOC110788338 gene encoding uncharacterized protein, which yields MAISFLPPTSIQGKLNHHSHQRPYFLSSPPPPHRLPMRVVAFQRGDFESLKRRVLSGEALKEVWHSANDGFEQLVFDARKAAERFDRRYSISRRLSSAAEAASVRVREMDRDYEVTQKWRTFSLDFSRNLPRYRKQFNSFMDTPLGRSSATIFFLWFALSGWLFRCLIIATWVLPIAGPLLLTAVANKMTVKGACPACKREFIGVKNSVIRCQGCRNIVWQPQGTQDDFFSRGDKRTQSKNSDIIDVEFEEK from the exons ATGGcgatttcttttcttcctcCCACTTCCATCCAGGGAAAGCTCAACCACCACAGTCACCAACGCCCCTATTTTCTCTCGTCACCGCCGCCGCCTCACCGGCTTCCTATGCGCGTGGTGGCGTTCCAGCGAGGAGACTTCGAGTCCTTGAAGCGGCGCGTATTATCAGGTGAAGCTTTGAAGGAAGTATGGCACTCCGCCAACGACGGATTCGAACAGCTTGTCTTCGACGCTAGGAAGGCTGCTGAGCGGTTTGACCGCCGTTACTCCATCTCCCGTCGCCTTTCTTCCGCCGCTGAAGCTGCCTCCGTTCGCGTTCGTGAAATGGACCGTGACTATGAGGTTACTCAGAAATGGCGAACTTTCTCTCTCGACTTCTCCCGCAATTTGCCTAGG TATAGGAAGCAGTTCAATAGTTTCATGGATACTCCCCTTGGAAGGAGTTCTGCA ACAATCTTCTTCTTATGGTTTGCTTTGTCCGGATGGCTGTTTCGGTGTTTAATTATTGCCACTTGGGTATTGCCAATTGCTGGTCCTCTTCTGCTCACCGCTGTTGCTAATAAAATGACCGTAAAG GGTGCTTGCCCGGCATGCAAGAGGGAGTTTATAGGCGTGAAGAACAGTGTAATACGTTGTCAAGGTTGTCGTAACATTGTCTGGCAGCCACAAGGCACACAAGATGATTTCTTCTCAAGAGGTGACAAAAGAACACAGTCAAAGAATTCTGATATCATAGACGTTGAATTTGAGGAGAAGTGA
- the LOC110788337 gene encoding uncharacterized protein isoform X2: MAFNRVMDARSVLDERKDVPIEANDHQGDSVELIPLAGKSMTEWLNELDAIAREVEAELVSRDIGCHLVEVIEAVNIVLFESRCFKRVSIAVEPKWSYLHGVLSSGYGSAILLSIIYIEVCRRLGLTMLGSRVGEDFLIWPQTENPEELFKVTSGHSLFAVVNGRCVEDPRSMASDLNSNSLRSLDVVTNRDVIGIALANLIRLHWKRASRSSHGLMLTSALRLVHDADKKFEKIDGSNHPLLRPQDLRMAIMASERLLILQPHNWSLRRDHGLMLYYNRQYGEAVQELSICMAFAPEEEAALLEPFVEKLHLMRLESSWKSLGHAGQLTAL, translated from the exons atggcctttaacagAGTGATGGATGCTCGCTCTGTTCTGGATGAGAGGAAGGATGTTCCGATAGAAGCAAATGACCATCAGGGGGATTCTGTGGAGCTTATACCTCTTGCTGGAAAGAGTATGACAGAGTGGCTAAATGAGTTAGATGCTATTGCTAGAGAAGTTGAGGCCGAGTTAGTTTCAAGAGACATAGGCTGCCATTTGGTTGAAGTTATAGAGGCTGTAAATATAGTTCTGTTTGAATCTAGATGTTTTAAGAGGGTATCGATAGCTGTAGAGCCTAAGTGGTCTTACTTGCATGGGGTTCTGAGTTCTGGATATGGCAGTG CTATACTGCTTAGCATTATATACATAGAAGTCTGTCGGAGACTTGGACTGACCATGCTGGGATCTCGTGTTGGGGAGGACTTTTTGATATGGCCTCAAACAGAAAACCCTGAG GAGCTCTTCAAGGTAACTTCGGGGCATAGTTTGTTTGCCGTAGTTAATGGGAGGTGTGTGGAGGATCCAAGATCAATGGCCTCAGACCTAAACAGCAACTCACTTCGAAGTCTTGATGTTGTTACTAACCGTGATGTTATTGGGATTGCTTTGGCTAATTTGATT AGGCTGCATTGGAAACGTGCTTCAAGATCAAGCCATGGATTGATGCTGACTTCAGCATTAAGGCTTGTTCATGATGCTGACAAAAAGTTTGAGAAGATAGATGGATCGAATCACCCATTGTTGCGTCCTCAAGATTTGAG GATGGCTATTATGGCTTCAGAAAGGCTATTAATTTTACAACCTCATAACTGGTCTTTAAGGAGAGACCATGGGCTGATGTTGTACTATAATAG GCAATATGGAGAAGCAGTCCAAGAGCTGAGTATTTGTATGGCTTTTGCACCAGAAGAAGAGGCAGCACTCTTGGAACCATTTGTCGAGAAACTACACCTTATGCGATTAGAGTCATCCTGGAAGTCTTTGGGGCATGCAGGTCAATTGACTGCCCTTTGA